TTCTATCGACACAACCGGGTATGACAGCATTTTAACCCATATGTCCATCAGACAAATGGATCCTGATTTTCAGAATGAGGACTCATTTCCTTGCGAATCGCCCATTACAATTCTCTTTAACGATGCAATGCATTGGCAATCGGTTGAAGAAAATACAACAATAAATCCATCGGTCCCTCTTAATTTTGTCTGGAGAGATAATGTTTTAGATATTATTCCTTCGAACAGCCTTACTCCCTTAACCCGGTACACTCTCACAATCGACACCGGCGCCATGACTATCGACTCATCTCATCTCCGAGCTCCATTTCATTTACATTTCACAACCGGTAGACTTTCGTTCTTCACGCATTACTGGCCGCTCCATGGCGCCGGTGACGTTCCGCTGAATGCACCTTTTGAATTCTATTCTTCAATTTCACTTACCGCAGAACTTCTTCAAGCGGGATTCAGCATCACGCCCGACGTCGATTCCCTGGCGTTCATTGAAATAGAGGAGGGCAGAATTGAAATCGAGCATGCTCCCCTGTTACCCGATACAACCTATCAAATTACAATAGACAGTTCATTACAATCGAAAAAAGGCGCCATGCTCGGTAAAGAGTTCATTATCAGGTTTCAAACCGTGACAACAGGTAATCCATGATGGCAAAAGCGGTAATTATTAAAGCAGCGATAACTCTCTGCATGCTTTTCTCTTTTATTTCCAGCATGGATAAATTTCCTCTTTCCGATTATATTTTGCGTGATTACAATCTCAGCTCATCATTTGACATCTCGTATAATCGACTGGAAGCGAAAACAACGATCCATAATCTTACTTTGCTGAATGTCCCATTTTCCTATTATGGAATCATAAACAGCCCTTTTAGTCAGGAACGAAGCCTTGCTGAATACCATACCTTATTCTTTGCACGTAAAAGAAGATCAACAGCAATCAGTCTGACAACAGGACTTGGTTTCAATCACAGCGATTATTCGAAATCAGAATCCCGCCATGATTTTGCCGGCGATACGTCGGCGATCTCAAAATTTTATATAAAAACAGACAAAGCGGTTAAAAACCATACTCAATTACTCTATCGCGGACTCATAAATTTGTGCTTATACTCTCCAGGAAGTACGTTGAATTTATCCCTTGGTGGAGAATTATCCAATCATTACGGCTATAATTATGAAGAACAAACCACTTATCAAAACAATAAGGAAAGCGATATTGCAGTCTACGATTACGAGCCATCCGATCTCTCCCGATCGGTTGCAATCGGCCTCCTGGTAAACAACCGGTTACGAGTAGTGCACGGTATTTACCTTCCTTATGTCTTCGGCGAATATTCTTTGCACCAAAACCGCAATCCATTGAGAGCCCCAGGATGTCTGGGCAATGACAACTTTTTAATAAATACCCGCATTACCTGGCATGGTCGGAAAGAAAAAATAAACACTGGGGTTATTCAAGCCGGCATCAAGCCTGCTTTCCCTCATCAATTTTCGTATAATTATCTGTTATATCGAGGGAAGCTGATTCGCGGTATTGCAGTGAAAGAAACGTTTGTGCAGTACAGCAGAAAAAATATATTCAGCACCGAATATTCTTATGCGCCAACAAAGCAATTCAGCCCGGCAAAAGTGGATACTGCAATCCTGGAAAATGATCTCAGAGAATTCAAGATACTGTTCAATCCTGAAATATGTATTCGTAAATGGATTTCATTTTCTGTGCCATGTACATATATTTCCGAAAAGAATTCTTTTCCCCATAGGCATAAGCTGTTATATCCTGTATCTGTTCGGAAACAATATGGAATAGCAGCAAAATATTTCACTTTGGCCGGCGAATTGCATTTCCGGCTTAAGATTCGAAACAGCATATTATTGCAAGCATCCCTCAAAACAGGTGAACTTGTGCTGAATATGGAAAATGTACTCATGCATTATGATCAAAAGCCCTATTACCGGATGCATGATGCCGCTTTTATGCTGAGCGTTTCGGAATTTATTCGCTGGCCCGGGAATTAGGGGGTCAGGCTGTACTGACGCTCGGGAAGCTTTCGGAGAAACTCATAGTAGTGCGAGTTTTCGGTAATGCTCCCCGACACCGACCCGGCTTCGGCTGCCGCCTGGGTATCGAAGTATTTGATCTTGTGGGTGTCAACAGACAGACTGTCAGGGCTCGCTATTTCCACTTTGAACTTCGCGAATTTGGTTGTCTGCAATGGAGGAACCGTGAACTTGATTACCCCGGCGGTATCGTTTCCGCTGACTTGGTCGATATACGCGAACGAAATGTGCCTGCTCCAGACTTCGGCCGGCCAGACATACAGATCCGGTCGTGACCCCATGGCTTCATTGTAGTCCTCGACATATAAGCCATCGACACCGCTTGGTACGGTATATGTCTCCGGGTTGGTATCCGATGATTTCAGCAGGTAGAGCATGGAAAGGTTGAAAGTATACCCAATGTGGATGTCATTGAGGGTTCTCACCTTATTATACCAGAGCCCCCAGACCGAATTGGCGTGATTATACGTGCCCGGTTCCCCGATCCCATCCTTGAACATGAAAGGAGATTTCTTGTTTTTGTGCCGCAAGATCATAGAGGCGACCGTATTGGGTCGTGAAGGTTTGCAGCAAGGAGTCCTGCAAAAGGAGTGTCGGGTTTATCGCCCAATAGTACTGATGAACCGGGCTGAGGGCCGGATGATAGGAATCATCGTCTCTGACAATGATCTCCAAACCGTAGGTGGTATCGCCAAATACAACCTGGGGAATCATGTAGCCGATCTGATCGCCGGCCTGCACAGGATGTCCTTCACCGAAAACAAAATCACCTTTTGCCACTCTGCTGTCATCGTAGATACTCTTTTCCAGAAGTATATCCCAGTAATTTACATGTATGTTTTCACTATTACCGTTGGAGACAGTCTTGGGAACCTCTAAGACACATGAGGTCTTTACATGGACTACATTGTTTACCGAGATGACTTCTTCGTAAACATCCGCCCCCGTGATTTTGCCGTCTTTGACCGCATAAACCGGCAGTTGTACGTGTCCACTAAGATACCATTTACAGGAACCTTCGATGTGGTCTCCGGAGCGGAAATAGAACCATGACGCCACTCCGGGATTCGGCGTCTCGGCGTTACGGTAAAAAACAGCGGAACGCTTGGTGATGGCTTCTCTGAGAATGAACCGGCACCCATTCTGCAACTACTGTTTTCGTTTTAGAATAGTGATGCCGAATGTACTCGCCAAAATCCACTATTTTTGCACGATGTTACGGCAATTTATTGCAACAACCATTGATTTCGTTAAAAACATTTTCTTCGATTATCAGGTAAATCTTCGTTACATTATAATGAGGAGAAGGTTTATTTCCCGCCCGAAAGGATCGATCAATGCAAAAATTTGCCTCTTTTTTTGTGCTTATTCCGGTTTTCGCTGTTATTCAGACGCTCTATGCAGCCATAGGTCTTCCGGCGGTAATCGACAACAATATGGTTCTTCAGCAGGGCGAAGGTGGTCCGGGATATTCGACAAAACAGATGTTTCCGATCATGGGCGCGATTGTTTACGGATGGCAAATGCATTTTGAGCAGGACGATCTCTGGTTTGTATACAACCAGAAACCCAACGGCGGCGGCCCGTCATTTCATGTCCCGACCGGCAATGAATGGCCACATTCATTCGGTAAAGTTGTCAGTCAAACCTTGCCAACCAGCATCGACAGCTCTATTGATTCGGTCATATCGGGTTACTGGTTTTATTCGGGCGACCAGACGCACGACTACACCATGATCGAGAAATTTCCCCGGACCCTCATGGCAAGTTCTGCCGATTTGAGCGAAGGCTCTCACCCCAGGAACAAAAAGGGCAATGCCATGCGTGCTGCCCGGGGCGCGCTGGGCGCTGTGTATGGGAAAACCGATCTTTACACCGATTATACCGGGCCACGGTACGACGGCTACTCCATTGAGGGCTCATCGATCCGAATCTATTTCAAGCATGCCAAAAGCGGACTGGCCGCAGCACAGATACCAACGCTGCAGGGGTTCATAATTCGTGGGCAGGACAGTATCTGGCAATGGGCCGATGCACAGATTGAAAATGACACACAGGTTGTGGTCTCGCACAGTGATGTAGCCGACCCAATCGAAGCGCGTTATGCTTATTCTCGAAATATCGCCTACTGCAACCTTTTTAACAACGACAGCATCCCCGCCGCTACTTTCCGCACCGGACAAGAACAGCAATATTATGTGCCCAGACAGGAAAGCCTGCCGGTTGCGGCTCGATCGATTCGACATGTTACCGAACAGCCGGGAATCCGTGTCGACAAAAAGCACATCAGCTTTGCCGGTATCCCGGCAGGTGAATCCCTGAAAATCGTGACCTTATCCGGCAAAGTTGTCTATGAATCGAAAATTCACAATTCACAACCACCAATTGACATGAACAACTTGTCGCTTCCTTCGGGATGTTACTGTATCACACTCTCTTCGAAGGCATATTCTCTGCACCCTTTTACCGTCATTCACAACTGATTGGTATCGGTCATCTCTCTTACCGCTGCCGGTGGCTTCGCCGGCTATCTCTTGTCGATTTCAAGCTCAGTTCAAATCGATAACTAATTGATTTCCGGTCAAAGTCGCAGTGTACTGCTGCAACGAAGTACTTGCCGGTCCTTGTATGACCGCACCGGTTTCTGCGTTGAATTGCGAGCCGTGGCACAGGCAATCAATCGTTCCATTGGCGGGCGATTCAACGATACATCCCTGGTGTGTGCACACGGCGCTGAGCGCAACAATTTCGCTTTCCGATTTTCTGTACAGCGCAATTTCCCGGTCATTATACGTGGTGACGACTCCATTTCCAACAGTCTGCAATGCCTGATACTGCTGTTCGCTGATATCGATGCCTGCCGATGAGCCACCGGCCGGATTTGAATCGTCATCGCCATTGGTGCATCCGGCAAAAAAGCCCACCGAACCGGTTACTAAAAGTGCTGCGCCGGAGTTGCGGAGAAATGTTCTCCGGGGGAGCTGTTTATCGTGCATGGTAATCCTCCTTGTTTCGTTTGGCAATGCGGTCAAGATGTAACTTTCGCTTTATGATGAATCCGATATAAAGCCCGTCATCACCCCCACTCAGAAAGGGCAGTTTCCGGAGCGAGAGATCCGTGTTGTTGCTGATAAAAAAGTGGAATTGATGACCGTGAGTGATCAGATACGCCCCTCCCAGGAGTGTGGCGTTGTCGATGAGATCATGATGAAACCCGGGGTATATCTCGGCTGTCAATCGAAGAAATCTGATTGGCTGATAAAAAAGCGCACAGCC
The sequence above is a segment of the Chitinivibrionales bacterium genome. Coding sequences within it:
- a CDS encoding Rieske 2Fe-2S domain-containing protein, translated to MHDKQLPRRTFLRNSGAALLVTGSVGFFAGCTNGDDDSNPAGGSSAGIDISEQQYQALQTVGNGVVTTYNDREIALYRKSESEIVALSAVCTHQGCIVESPANGTIDCLCHGSQFNAETGAVIQGPASTSLQQYTATLTGNQLVIDLN